A region from the Lentimonas sp. CC4 genome encodes:
- a CDS encoding arylsulfatase yields the protein MIRISLLSIAASMLCSLVFTAVVTAAAKPNIIFILADDLGYGDIQALNSENGKIPTPHIDQMAADGMIFSDAHTGSSVCTPSRYSILTGRYNWRSTLQVGVTWGFDPALIDEDRLTVAGFLREQGYNTACIGKWHIGMDLPSKNGKPTVGRVPKEVNVDWTGTIENGPVDVGFDYYWGLSASLDMAPYAYIENRHFIKGEALSEMTGRVLSAPGFSKEAALGDICDKTVEFISKQSEDEPFFIYVPLTSPHTPILPTEAWRGKSGLNSVFADFVMQTDAEVGKIIDAVDAAGFGENTIIIFTADNGVSGASKQGDLKAQGHLSSAQYRGMKKSIYEGGHRVPFIVRWPAGIPPKSQSDEAICLTDLLATCADLLNVELPDTAGEDSVSFFPVFSNKPIQSTRKGIVHHSYQGEFAYRSGKWKLLLTKVDSKKNSTDQLYNLEEDPSEKSNLYATHPEVVERLLSELKADVDRGRSTAGPNLKNDVAKVQLWKNEKIK from the coding sequence ATGATTAGAATTTCACTCCTTTCAATAGCAGCTTCAATGCTTTGCTCGTTGGTCTTCACTGCGGTTGTTACGGCTGCTGCTAAGCCAAACATTATATTCATCCTCGCCGATGATCTAGGTTACGGGGACATCCAGGCATTGAATTCTGAAAACGGTAAAATCCCCACGCCACATATCGATCAGATGGCTGCGGATGGGATGATCTTTTCGGATGCACATACCGGTTCGTCGGTCTGCACTCCCAGTCGTTATAGTATTCTCACGGGCCGCTATAATTGGAGGTCCACCTTGCAAGTTGGAGTGACTTGGGGCTTTGATCCGGCCTTAATCGATGAAGACCGATTAACCGTCGCGGGCTTTTTGCGTGAGCAAGGATATAACACTGCCTGTATCGGTAAATGGCATATCGGCATGGATCTACCTTCCAAAAACGGTAAGCCCACTGTCGGACGTGTGCCTAAAGAAGTGAATGTTGATTGGACCGGGACTATCGAAAATGGTCCCGTCGATGTCGGCTTTGATTACTACTGGGGGCTCTCCGCCTCATTAGATATGGCGCCCTATGCGTATATCGAAAATAGACATTTTATTAAAGGCGAAGCGCTTTCTGAAATGACGGGCAGGGTTCTGAGCGCTCCCGGTTTTAGTAAAGAAGCCGCGCTGGGTGACATTTGCGACAAGACGGTGGAATTCATTTCCAAACAGTCCGAAGATGAACCCTTCTTTATTTATGTCCCTTTGACTTCGCCGCATACCCCGATTCTACCGACCGAAGCGTGGCGCGGCAAAAGTGGATTGAATAGTGTCTTTGCAGATTTTGTGATGCAGACGGACGCCGAGGTCGGAAAAATTATCGATGCGGTCGACGCAGCCGGTTTCGGTGAGAACACCATCATTATTTTTACCGCGGACAATGGCGTCTCGGGAGCCTCCAAGCAAGGTGACCTCAAAGCGCAGGGGCATTTATCCAGCGCGCAGTATCGCGGTATGAAGAAGAGCATTTATGAGGGCGGTCACCGCGTGCCGTTTATTGTGCGCTGGCCTGCGGGTATACCGCCGAAGAGTCAAAGTGATGAAGCGATTTGCCTGACCGATTTGCTGGCGACCTGTGCCGATCTATTGAATGTGGAACTACCCGATACGGCAGGTGAAGACAGCGTGAGTTTCTTTCCGGTATTCTCAAATAAACCGATTCAATCCACTCGTAAGGGCATCGTGCACCACTCGTATCAAGGGGAATTCGCTTATAGGTCTGGCAAGTGGAAACTTTTGTTGACCAAGGTGGATTCGAAAAAGAATTCAACTGACCAATTATATAATTTGGAGGAAGACCCCAGCGAAAAAAGCAACTTGTATGCAACGCATCCTGAAGTAGTCGAGCGTTTGTTGTCTGAGTTGAAAGCCGATGTCGACCGTGGTCGTAGCACTGCAGGTCCGAACCTTAAAAATGATGTAGCTAAAGTGCAGTTATGGAAAAACGAAAAAATAAAATGA
- a CDS encoding histidine phosphatase family protein — MNKSLHHRRASWITLISLLLGASFCEAGLKIYYIRHAEGGHNVKRDWVASGIPEAEWPGYVGDPNQFTPEGRLQQATVSAELQALQDSFDFIASSPAWRSYNTIWPYIKDVNAGPVEIWPELEELSVRAKFFFTHDLPEITEPVLGQGRELTLTEEEAEWFTIRPGGEYGFKIPRAYEDDSLGESAAGYIVFKAAVDMILDRFGGTDQAILLAGHGASGKNLARLLTNEFDQDSIENAGIWMAEQQSDGSFKMLIYNSVALAGARGEDGTTTVRFDDLRADLSDGKINGRKKRDSDVTITVAMDEDDIVYSLSIANQDFDGVGGSDDSLSWDIRVEGFKGGSITEDGNDSSVKLGASSRVHMSDDYFGVSNERYVDEGDSIRFSVENVVLDAADGTSVQFDGFDGIYGSDDSYVFGVGSGLQCMVTDDDAVFNFTPTATLTLSCPTNKFRVRDLTGSFTVNSAPSN; from the coding sequence ATGAACAAGTCACTTCACCATCGTCGCGCATCCTGGATTACATTGATAAGCTTGCTGCTTGGAGCGAGCTTTTGTGAGGCTGGGCTGAAAATCTATTACATCCGCCATGCCGAGGGTGGGCATAATGTGAAACGCGATTGGGTCGCTTCGGGGATCCCAGAAGCGGAGTGGCCTGGCTATGTCGGAGATCCCAATCAATTCACGCCAGAGGGCAGGTTACAGCAGGCAACCGTCTCAGCCGAATTGCAGGCGCTTCAGGACTCTTTCGATTTTATCGCGTCGAGTCCGGCTTGGCGTTCCTACAATACGATTTGGCCCTATATAAAGGATGTCAACGCCGGTCCCGTTGAAATCTGGCCGGAACTGGAGGAACTCTCTGTCAGGGCGAAGTTCTTTTTTACACATGATTTGCCGGAAATCACCGAGCCCGTGCTCGGTCAAGGTCGAGAGCTCACCTTAACTGAGGAAGAGGCCGAGTGGTTTACGATACGTCCGGGCGGAGAATATGGCTTCAAGATTCCCCGTGCTTACGAGGATGATTCGTTGGGGGAGTCTGCTGCTGGATACATTGTCTTTAAAGCCGCGGTCGATATGATTTTAGATCGATTTGGTGGAACCGATCAGGCGATCCTTCTCGCCGGGCATGGAGCCAGTGGTAAAAATCTGGCTCGCCTGTTGACCAATGAGTTCGATCAAGACTCGATCGAGAATGCTGGAATCTGGATGGCCGAGCAGCAATCCGACGGCAGCTTCAAGATGCTGATATACAACTCGGTTGCGCTCGCGGGAGCCCGCGGCGAGGATGGCACCACCACGGTGCGGTTCGATGATCTACGCGCCGATCTCTCGGACGGTAAAATCAACGGTAGGAAGAAGAGAGATTCCGATGTGACGATCACAGTGGCTATGGACGAGGACGACATCGTATATTCGCTCTCCATCGCCAACCAGGATTTCGATGGGGTGGGGGGATCCGATGATTCACTTTCGTGGGACATCCGCGTTGAAGGTTTCAAGGGCGGCAGCATTACCGAAGATGGGAACGATTCGTCGGTGAAATTGGGCGCGAGTTCGCGAGTTCATATGAGTGACGACTACTTCGGTGTCTCCAATGAACGGTATGTCGACGAAGGTGACTCGATCCGGTTTTCCGTGGAAAACGTGGTGCTTGATGCGGCTGACGGCACGTCGGTTCAATTTGACGGCTTTGACGGGATCTACGGATCGGATGATTCCTATGTGTTCGGTGTGGGCAGTGGTCTACAATGCATGGTCACTGACGACGATGCCGTTTTCAATTTCACACCGACCGCCACTCTCACGCTTTCCTGTCCGACGAATAAATTCCGGGTTCGTGATCTGACTGGGTCTTTTACTGTTAATAGCGCCCCCTCGAACTGA